The stretch of DNA acaggagGCAACTTGTTAGCAATTCCTTGGAAGGAACCTGAATAGCTCGAAATCCGCCTGCCGGAGCTTTTCTCCAAGCCGGCTGCTTTGGGCACCCGTTTGCAGATCCAGGGGTGCCGCAGCGCCTGGCTGGGAATCATGCGTGTGGAAGGATCCCAGCTGAGGCAGTCCTTCAGGAAACCAGTGAACAAGGGGTCATCACAGCCCTTCAGAGCTGTCACCCAGTCCTTGTTCCCTGGGGCACCCCGGACCTTGCCCCGGCGCGAGCGGCTCCCGCTCAGGGTCACCTTCCCGTCCGGCTGCGTCATCACCGTGCAGTAACGGGGGTGACCCTTGGAGTTGATGAAGTTCTTGGCTCGCTTGGATTGATCCAAAAGCTTCTGAGGTGGCATTCCAAGAAGTTCCATGATACAGGCCAGCTGGTCTGCCTCGTCCTCTCCAGGAAAAAGAGGGTAGCCAGTCAAAAGCTCCACCAGAATACAGCCAAAACTCCACATGTCTATGGGCATCCCATAGCGGCTGCCCAGGATCACCTCTGGGGCCCGATAAAACCGGGACTGGATGTAGGTGTAGACTCTTTGGTGCTCAAAACAGCTGGACCCAAAATCTATAACCTTGATTCCACTCCTCCCTTGCTGTTTTAGGAGGATATTTTCTGGCTTCAAGTCACAGTGGATGATTTTGTTTCTATAAAGGGCATCCAAACACTGCAGGATGGAGTGAGCGAACTTCCGAACCAGCTGGAGGCTGAAGCCCTGGAACTTATTCCTTTTAATCAGCTCATACAGGTTCATACTCAAGAGTTCAAAGGTCATGCAGATGTGGTTCCGAAAGGTGAAGCTTTCCAGCATGTGGATCACATTCATGCTGCCTGTTTTATCCTGCTTCTTCAGGTGCTCCAGGATCCTGATCTCCTCGGCAGCTTGGCGATGGAACCTCTTCTCATTGCGAACCATCTTTAAGGCCAGGTGCTGGTGGAGTTTGTGATCATAGACTTTAGCAACTTGTCCAAAACTGCCCTTGCCGATGATTTTGAGCACCTCATACCTGTAAGCCAGGTGGTCGTGGGGCACGTGGATGTAGCTGCCTTGGTCGTCGTCGTAGCCGCTGTTGTTGGGGCCGCCGACCACCCCCTGCCTCTTTTTGGCAGATGGCCCCACAAAGTAAATCTCAGAGAAACTGAAGATCTCCTGCTGCTCATAAGCTGATAGCAGATGTTTGAACTGTTTGACAGCTTCCTCTGGAGCTTGGGAGACGGCTTTATGTGATTTCAAGGAGCTTCCACTGCCTCTAGCACCCAGGCTCTCTAGGGTTTTCTCTTTTGTCAGGGAAGGGAGAGATCTTTCTGGAGTAAGGCCTGCAGACTGAAGAGTGCTGCTCCTTCTGTTGCCAGAGTCCTCAAATAACTGCTCCACTTTGACCTGATTCCCAGCCAGAGGGTGATCCTTCATTATAAGTTTGTTGATAGAAACCtacaagggaaaaagaagtttagtttatcttttaaaacacaggttaaaaataaaatcactacCAACAGAAAATGGGTAACACGGATGAGTTTGGCATTTATTAGGAACAAATATAAAATGCCGGGCTAAATTAA from Vidua chalybeata isolate OUT-0048 chromosome 24, bVidCha1 merged haplotype, whole genome shotgun sequence encodes:
- the DYRK3 gene encoding dual specificity tyrosine-phosphorylation-regulated kinase 3, with the translated sequence MLLGRKPDGPLAAARIGDGLYDSYMRIDECRYPEPTNEERSPSGLPSLSRPHVSINKLIMKDHPLAGNQVKVEQLFEDSGNRRSSTLQSAGLTPERSLPSLTKEKTLESLGARGSGSSLKSHKAVSQAPEEAVKQFKHLLSAYEQQEIFSFSEIYFVGPSAKKRQGVVGGPNNSGYDDDQGSYIHVPHDHLAYRYEVLKIIGKGSFGQVAKVYDHKLHQHLALKMVRNEKRFHRQAAEEIRILEHLKKQDKTGSMNVIHMLESFTFRNHICMTFELLSMNLYELIKRNKFQGFSLQLVRKFAHSILQCLDALYRNKIIHCDLKPENILLKQQGRSGIKVIDFGSSCFEHQRVYTYIQSRFYRAPEVILGSRYGMPIDMWSFGCILVELLTGYPLFPGEDEADQLACIMELLGMPPQKLLDQSKRAKNFINSKGHPRYCTVMTQPDGKVTLSGSRSRRGKVRGAPGNKDWVTALKGCDDPLFTGFLKDCLSWDPSTRMIPSQALRHPWICKRVPKAAGLEKSSGRRISSYSGSFQGIANKLPPVAAVPSKLRASLTTEPSGNIPLCTVLPKLVS